In Festucalex cinctus isolate MCC-2025b chromosome 9, RoL_Fcin_1.0, whole genome shotgun sequence, the DNA window tcgtatcttctcaaaatttcacacatttgatgagagttcagtcctgaagacatctacaaatTTAGATTTCATCATAGAGGTAACGCCAACTACtggcaaaaaaacattttttttcttcaacgtttttctccaaacagatTAACCGGATCTACCTCTACGCTCTTGTTAcgctctggagttggatcccaaaaacacagacacaaataagagttcaacaatttatttgcataacaATTCTTTTATACGCGGGACGTACTCACGACGAGACCAGAAACAACAAGAAGGTATCAAGGATCAAGAGACGTgaaacttgggctgtggaggtgagcAGATGAACAGATTAATAATTCggcaaaaacacacttctctgtcTGACTTGTATAGTCTGCGAATGGATCTGCTAGGCTGCGGCAAGACGTGGGAAACCCTGATAGtcgctgaaacaggactgacatggatttatctGACTAGCTACTGACTGACGCGCGGGTAAAACTCATTGGCTTCTGACGAGtcgaaagagatgaaagattcctgacatcacatagcttctgaccagttgagagagattaaagattcctgacatcacatagttgtTGGTTACGTTCtgtttacatcagttcaaagaaaacaaaacatcagacatttgccacaaacaaaacacagtcctAACAGTATATGTTACATATATGTGACCACGGATGTGATGGTATTGGTAAGGGTCGTAGCAATTCTGCTGGAGGTCGATGGGAAGTCTTACTGCAggcacaaactgagcaggcactGATGAACTCGACAATGTCCCTCCGCACGTTAGGCCACCCAAACCTCTGAGTGATGAGGAAATGCGTGCGTCTCACTTCGGGGTGGCAAGCGAACCGCGAAGCATGTCCCATTGAAGCACCTCTGTGCGCAGATGGTTGGGGACAAACAATCTCCCCTCCGAACCTTCGTCTGGAACTTGGGCCTGGTGGAGGGCTTCTTGGACTCTTCTTTCTACCTCCCACCGTTCCGCCTCCACCACCCGGTCACTGGAACAATGGTCTCATTGCTGGTGTCTTCATCGGGTTTGGTGTTGGAGGAGCCACTTCTGTAAGTCACGGTAAATGTGAACCGGGCGAGGATCAGCACCCAACGAGCCTGTCTGGAGTTGAGTCGCTTGGCGGTGCAGATGTAGGCCAGGTTCTTGTGTTTCGCGGAGACTGTAAATTGTTCCTTTGCCCCTTCCAGCCAGTGCCCCCACTCCTGCAGAGCCAGAACGATGGCCAGCAATTTGCGATTGCCCACGTCATAATTAGCCTCAGCCGAGCTGAGGCATCAGGaaaagaaggcgcaggggtAAAGCCTGCCAGTTGACCGGGGAGCGCTGCGAGAGGACCGCTCCCACTCCAGagtccgacgcgtcaacctcaaCAACAAGAGAGAGTTCGGGATTAGGATGATTCAGTACAGGTGGACATGTGAATAAACCTTTGAGTCTGACAAAAGCGGACTCAGCTTTTGGTCTTCATTTAAATTGAACCTTATTTGATGTCAACCTCGTCAGATGTCCGGCTCTCTGGCTCTAATTTCATATATGAAGCGCCGATAGAAATTTGCAAAGCCCAAAAACCGCTGTAACTGCTACCTCGTGGTTGGGGTTGGCCAGTCGATCACTGCTTGGATCTTTGCGGATCTCTTAAGTGACCCTTCTCTACAATGAACCCCAGAAATTGCACTGACTTAGAATGGAACTCACATTTCTCGGCCTTCACATAAAGTCGGCTCTCTAGCAAGCGTAACACCATTCTGACATGGTGACGGTTTTCATTGAGATCTTTGGAAAAGATTAAGATATCATCAAGGTTCACGAAACAAAACTGATTGAGCATGTCTCAACACGTCATTTATTAGCCGTTCAGAAACGGCTGGGGCATTAATGAGTCCGAAGGGCATGACCAGATATTTGAAGTGACCTAACGGAgttttaaatactgtcttcCACTTATCCCCCTCCTTGATCCTCACCAAATGGTATGTACTCCTGAGATCTAGTTTGGTGAACACTGTTGCTGTCCGTAAGGGAGCGAATGCTGAATCCAGGTGCGTTAGTGGGTATTTATCTTTAACCGTAATGTCGTTAAGGCCCTGGTAGTCAACACACGGACGTAAGGTCTTGTCCTTCTTAACAATGAAGAAGAACCCAGCACCCACCGGCAAAGATGAATGGCGGATAAAACCGGCAGCTAGTGACTTAGTTATGTACTCATGTAACGCTTCCTTTTCAGGTTGGGACACCTGGTACAGTTTGGAATTTGGTAATGGGGCATTCTGAACAAGGTTTATCTCGCAGTCATATGGACGATGTGGAGGCAAGGATTGGGCTCAATACCTTCTTCAAGTCATGATATTCAAAAGGAACGTTATTCAACTCAATGACCTAGAGACTAGGTTTCTGTAATGGTTGACGGACGTCTTCAGCAGACTTCAGGCAGTGTGAATGACAGAAAACACTCCAATTCTCTATGGCAGGGATGTCCCAGTTAATGTCAGGATTATGCATCTTTAACCATGGAAGGCCTAAAACGACAGGAGCAGTCTGTGATGGGATGACCAAGAAGCGACAAGTGTCACTATGGTTCCCGCTAAGCTTTAGATTAAGGGGAGCTGTAATGCGGGTTACTTCAGCCAGAAGGCGTCCATCGAGATCTAACACCCGTCGTCTAGGTTTTCGAAGTCGGAGAGTAGGACAGTTAACTCCTGGATCAATAAAACAGTCATTGGCCCCGGAATCGATTAGAACATTTCTCTTAATGACCTGCCCAAAACCCCATACTTCCCCAGCTAGTCTTTTTGCATTTGTGTCCGTCACCCAATCGAAAAGTTCTGTCTCATCCTCATAGTACTCACACTGGGGATTGGTGctggtggggtgtgtgtgtgtgtgtgtgtgtgggggggggggggggtcagtgcTGGCACAGGCTGACTGGTTCTCCACCGGCCGTTGCCCTCTCCGAATCGAAACAGGACCAGCTTGATGCGGAGGTTGGATCGGTCATGACGATACTTGGTGACCGAGTTGACCACAGTAGAAGCAAGccccaaactatcagtttcactccaaatcactaaatccagtgaaatcttcatcctccccCAACttgggaggtagacgatgctcttctaccggcCATCCTCCCCCAACttgggaggtagacgatgctcttctaccggcaatgttgaacttatcaacataGGCCTAGAGCAcgctcttgcggtttagtgtgaaaataacatgtgaaataatatagtaatgtgttcatttcacacataaatcgcaccagagtataagtcgcacccccggccaaactatgaaaaaaactgcgacttatactccgaaaaatacggtacagcAAATGTGATCAGCCAGACAGGTAGGAAAGTCCTTGGtgtgtcatctggaaggaaaggagataaggagacttggtggtggaatAAGGAGGTGCAGAAGTGGATCCAGGGATAGAGGTTAGCTAAGATGTGGGACACTGAGAGGACTGAAGAAAGTAGACAGGAGTACAGGGAAATACAGCGTAACGTGTAGTAGACgtggcaaaggccaaacaagaGGCTTACGATGACTCGTATGCCGGGTTGGACAGTAAGGAGTAGAGAAtgatctatacaggttggcaaggCAAAGAGACAGAGATGGGTCGGATGTGCAGCAGGTTAGggtaataaaggatagggatggaagagttttgacagatgccagcgctgtgatgggaagatggaaagagtactttgaagagttgatgaatgaggaaaatgagagaatgaagagtagaaggggtgactgttgtggaccaagaagtagcaaagattagtaaggatgaagtgagaagggcactgaagaggatgaagagtggaaaggactcggtcctgatgatatacctgtggaggtatggaagtgtctagGAGAAGTAGCAGTACAATTTTtgactgggttgttcaacaggatcttagatagtgagaaaatgcctgaggaatggaggaggagtgtgctggtgcccatttttaagaacaagggcgacgtgcagaattgtggcaactaaggaggaataaagctgatgagccacacaatgaagctTTGGGATAGAGTAGTGGAAGATAGACTGAGGGCAGAGctgaacatttgtgagcagcagtatggtttcatgcaaaaaaaataaaaaataaaaataaataaaaaaataaaaaataaaagagtacGGTCAatgcagtatttgctttgaggatgttAATTGAGAAGTACAGAGCAGGTCAGAAGGAGATGCATTGCGTCATTGTTGACCTGAAGAAAGCCTATGACAGGGTGCCCAAACTGGTTCTATCtgaggaagtctggagtggcagagaagtatgttcaagtggtgcaggacatgtatgaggactgtaattttaaacaacacCTACACATCAGTTTTCATTAAAGATCGAAGTCACAATAACAAGAAAAGGTAGTTTTTATCCGTTCGCTCTTCAACTGAAACTGAAACTTCAACTGTTTCTCTGCTGAAAAGATCGAGTCAAAAATATGTTCTGCAAATTAGCGTCACTCATTTAATAACTAGGCTGGACACACATTTTGCTTGCTGAAACACGTTATTAATTAGCCTCAGCTGGTTTGGCATTCTTTCAAGTGAATGGGTTATTATGGAGAAGCCTGTTGTGCAGTTAAGGCAAACAGCTAAAAGTAACAGTTAGCTATAGTAgatgtgactttttttcatgAGAGAATGTTCTAAATATTGTATGTCTGTGATTTAGTTGCGAGGGCCTGTATAGTGAAAAGATAACTTGTAACATATGTGGTAAGACCTGCAACAATAAATTTGCACACATGAGCATCACCATATTAACCATACTCCATCACCTTCGATTGAAGATTTGAGAATCCAGTGGCCCTATCTTTTTACTGTAAGGGGTATCGACTGTCACTTTGCGTCACTAATTGACATCAGTGTTTTATGTGCATTAGAGCTATCCATTGAAAAATGTGGACAAGGAATAGAGAAGTATTTACAGGCAAAACTGAAGAACAAAGATGTACAGGTGCAAGATGGGGAACTGACTCTTCGCATCATCCAGATGCTGATGGTCTGATGAGAGAACAGAGGGACTGATTCTCTTTGCTGATGTAAGTTTGGTTCAGCATTGTAAATTGTATTACTATGGTTGTACATGCAATTCCATTCTTAATTTGGATACTGTTGTCTATGTTCTGCAGATGTCCTCCACTGCAACTGACGTTGAGCGCACCCCACGGCTGATTTTACTGTTCTACTATTCTAAGTGTCATGAAAGCATGACATTATCCTGGTATGGGCCCCTCATAGCCATATTTGTTTTCCATATTGTCTGCATCAGTTGCTGGTGATGGATTAACATTGGACCACTGGATGATCAGCATTGAAGGACAAGTCATCTGTGAATGCACCGAAAAAACCTTCAACACAGGGCTTGCTGCACTTTTTGCTACATTCCATGTGTTCAGCCTGAAATAccaggaagaagttgaaaggaCACTAGAGTTTGCTCAAAGGTAAATTGTCTGTCAGAAAAATTGGGTGTGTTCTCCCTCTTCCTAGCTCTATTGAGAAGTATTTGTCATTTATTATAAGCCATGGCCAGAAGCCATTGGGCTGGTGTGGAGCGGTGGTATGGTGGTCGACTCCCaatccagaggttgtgggtttgatcccatgccattgtgacgtcGAAGTACCCTTGAACAAGACAATGAACCACCAGTTGCTCCGAGAGGCACAGTTGAGGTCTGCATCCAGGTACTCTTGGTTGCTGTGTCATCAGTATGTGGGAGATTAGAGGGTGTCAGatttgtgtttatatttgtgtttgtgtttttgcaagACACCCAGGTAATtcatttcacaaattatttggtGGATTTTATGTTTGGATGCAAATTATTGCTTTTTCCTATATCCAGTGAAGGTATCACTGATTTACGTTTTTCTGATCCGGGTCTTTGAATGCAACACATGCAGCGTCGGACAATTGAGGCACACGGTGTGGAACAAAGACCgtgctcatgttttttttttttttatttgtgaaataaaGCCAAATGTTCAAAGGACGCCTTTTTGTGTCGCGGAACTGCAAcaagtaggtgaatgagtattcgaatgtaaagcgctttgagggccttgtaaagtGGAAAAACGCTATATAAATGCAGTATCATTTACTAAGTCTATATATTAACtgaaagggatcgttcggcttttttaacatgaatctcaatttcatcctcacctcccgtgtgtgcgatcagcactgacttacaccagttctggtccggcgttggacgagaggaaaatagtccagcaagctggctggggtgtcggaaataaagcgtttttcttctaaaaactatttgttttcaaaagtgtgatacatttccatcacaatactcctttcctgaaaaaagtcagacgccattaccgccagccactcttttctgttcgtttgtatcactgcgcggcgccctgtagacagcgaattgacgcactgctgccagctgatccttccgcctgaagttgtttgccttttcggcggaagtatcagctagctggctgcagtgcgtcggttagcgctcgacagggcgccgcgcagtgatacgaatgaacagaaaagtagtggctggcggtaatggcgtctgactttattcaggaaagagtattttgatggaaatgtatcacgcttttgaaaacaaatagtttttagaagaaaaacgctttatttacgaGACCctagccagcttgctggactattttcctctcgtccaacgccggaccagaactggtgtcaccgaacgctgtcaggggtaagtcagtgctgatcgcacacacgggaggtgaggatgaaattgagattcatgttaaactagagctgcgagcagctataaagggccctcgcaacccgggccacgttggggtatttgcacgtcggggtactggcatgttggggtactgtcaaataggaaaccatccaaattgtaaacgtttttgccatgctttgtgtttgtaaagtttcatggaaaggccaaaaattatgcacaattaacaaaataaaatcaaaatggattggcacatggctatatagaatactttttgaatatattctgcatgcctgccaatattcacacatctaggtgaatcatataatcggaaagacttcataaaaatgtctagagggcgctattgagccatttattacaaattgcacaacaaatctctaaataaaatattcatgttccagacaggtctggtgtgtgtgcaaagttttgtgagttttcgcccatatttagactctcaaaaaagcatttttcttcacaaacaatgcatggctacagcaaaggcgtgtgacaaaataaaaaaattcaataacatttcatcttaaatatcttaagatgaaacacgccaaagaatgaagacgatctgataagttctgttgaaaatatgacccctataaaaggccccaaaaaatggctacaaataccaaagtaaatcaaaatggcagacttcctgtttgattcagcatatggctttagaaacctttttgtaagtcttaggctgataggtatcccaatttttacaaatctagctgaatcataaaatacaaaacatttgcaaaagcttcataaaaatgtctagagggcgctattggaccatttattgcaaattgaataagaaatctctaaaatattcatgcttatgtcaagcctgatgtgtgtgcaaagtttcatgagttttcacacatgtatagaccaaaaaaataagcagcaccttacttggcaaacaatgcatcgctatggcaacagcatgtgacaaaaataaaaaactttcgataactttgcatcttaaacatcttaagatgaaacacaccaagtttgaagacggtcggatgaattttgtacaaggagttcgtgaaaatatgacccctaagaaaggccacaaaaaatggctacaaatcccaacgtaaatcaaaaatggtggacttcctgtttggtttagcatatggttccaagagactttttttgtacaccgtgggctcttatgtatgcctccaaattatcatagcgctaggtgaaacgtacaaccgggaatgcttcgttaaagaggagttttttagcacaaaatgtgatgcccggcccctggggaacttcctgttgggtttagtacatggcgccaagtgactttttttgtacatcgtgagctgttacatatgtctacaaattttcgtagctctagctgcttcgtacaactgggaatacTTCATtaagaatgatttttttcctttgcaaaaagtgcatgccacgacaacagcgtgcgacgaaataaaaagctttcaataacttttcatgttcaacatctgaagatgagtcacaccaagtttaagatgatcggataaactctgtaggaggagttcgttaaaataagaccccttcgaaatggcccaaaaaatggcaacatgttccaaagtaaatcaaaatggcggacttcctgttaggtttagcacatggttcataaagagttttttgtaccttgagggctgttacatatgtcttcaaattttggtcactctcagTGAAacttacagccgggaatgcttcatgaagtaagaattttgaaacaacaaatttgatgccctccttctggcggacttcctcttaggtttagcatatggcaccaaaatactattttgtaggtcgtagtctgttacatatgggtgccaattttcgtagctcgagaataaacgtacaaccagcaatgctttgttaagtaagagtattgaaactctaaatttgatgcctcgtccccgtcatatagtatgtcaaaaacgtttgattttttaccatgatgttgtcccaggtgttgagatggtacagcccaagtttgaagtcaatcggattaaccgtgtaggagaagcgggcaatagtatgatccatgtaaatgtgcaaaactgggccaaaattggacattcagatgaccatacctcactttctgtctattttagggtacacacatcaaagaggtttttgttcatcgggatgtgctacagatgccacacaattttcatagccgtcggacaatcgtagcgggacagggatccatttaacctatgtagggggccttaaggagccatttttcttttgtcatgtatggcgactttaaaataacaaattctcaaaaatgtgatcgtttgcggagaagaataataactagagctgcgagcagctataaagggccctcgcaactcGGGCCACCGTGGGATACTttcacgtcggggtactggcacgttgggatactgtcaaataggacaaggaccatctaaaatgtttttgacaagccttgtgtgtgcaaagtttaatcaaaacgcaaaatatggtgtgcaattcccaaaataaattcaaaatggtggacttccttttaggtttacggctacagaatactttttgtagatcTTAGGCTAATAAGTATTTCTCCCAGTGTTCACAAATCAcaaaaagtcaagtcatctttagttatatagcgcgcatgaatcatacaatcggaaaaatgtctagagggcgctaattattgcaaattgcacaagaaatctctaaaaattcatgttcatgacaagtctgatgtgtgtgcaaagtttcatgagttttcacacatgtatagaccaaaaaaaaaatagcagtactttacttggcaaacattgcatcgctatggcaacagcgtgcgacaaaataaacaactttcgataactttgcatcttaaacatgttaagatgaaacacatcaagtttgaagacggtcggatgaattttgtaggagtagTTCGTTAAAATGACCCCTaataaaggccacaaaaaatggctacaaatcccgacgtaaatccaaatggcggacttcctgtttggtttagcagatggttccaagagacttttttgtacatcgtaggctcttatgtatgcctccaaattatcatagtgcTTGGTGAAActtacaaccgggaatgcttcgttaaagaggagttttttagctcaaaatgtgatgcccggcccctgggggacttcctgttgggtttagcacatggcaccaagagaattcaaatcaaaatggcggacttcctgttggggttagcatatgtttcaaaaaggtttttttgtacctcgaggcctgttacatatgtcctcaaattttggtaactctcggtgaaacgtacagccgggaatgcttcattaagtaagaattttgaaactctaaatttgatgcctcgcccccgtcatatagtatgtcaaaaaatttagattttttaccatggtgttgtcccaggtgttgagatggtacatcccaagtttgaagtcaatcgggttaaccgtgtaggagaagtgggcaaatgtatgacccctgtaaatgtgcaaaaatgggccaaaattggacatttaaatgatcatacctcacttcctgtctattttagggtacacacatgaaagaggtttttgttcatctggatgtgctacaggtgccacaaaattttcatagccgtaggacaatcgtagcggacctgggatccgtttaacctatgtagggggcgctaaggagccatttttctgttatcatgtatggcgactttaaaatatcaaattttttcgCCAGGCGTGACGTgtatgtaaagtttggtgagttttcgttcacgtttagtgtctcaaaaatgcgatcgtttgcggagaataataataataataagaactagagctgcgagcagctataaagggccctcgcaacctgggccacgttggggtacttgcacgtcggggtactggcacgttggggtactgtcaaatcggacaaggaccatctaaaatgtttttgacaagctttgtgagtgcaaaaggccaaagatggtgtgcaattcccaaaataaattcaaaatggcggacttccttttaggtttagcatacggctccagaatactttttgtaggtcttaagctaataggtatgcctcccagttttcacaaatctaggtcaagtcatctttagttgtgtatcgcttgaatcatacaattggaaatgctccataaaaatgcatagagggcgctattgagcacaacgttgggttacttgcacgtcagggtactggcacgttggggtactgttacatggaacaaggaccatttaaaatgttagttttttccatgccttgtctgtgcaaagtttaatgaaagaggccaaaaat includes these proteins:
- the LOC144026296 gene encoding uncharacterized protein LOC144026296, whose product is MEFCNVSEMINRIYLYALVTLWSWIPKTQTQIRVQQFICITILLYAGRTHDETRNNKKVSRIKRRETWAVEMVGDKQSPLRTFVWNLGLVEGFLDSSFYLPPFRLHHPVTGTMVSLLVSSSGLVLEEPLL